In one Pseudomonas sp. R84 genomic region, the following are encoded:
- the rpsQ gene encoding 30S ribosomal protein S17 — protein sequence MAEAEKTVRTLTGRVVSDKMDKTITVLIERRVKHPIYGKYVKRSTKLHAHDETNQCHIGDKVTIRETRPLAKTKSWALVDVLERAVEV from the coding sequence ATGGCTGAAGCCGAAAAAACTGTCCGTACGCTGACTGGCCGTGTTGTCAGCGACAAGATGGACAAAACCATCACCGTACTGATCGAGCGTCGCGTTAAGCACCCGATCTACGGTAAATACGTTAAGCGTTCGACTAAGCTGCACGCGCACGACGAAACCAATCAGTGCCACATCGGCGACAAAGTCACTATTCGTGAAACTCGTCCTTTGGCCAAGACCAAGTCTTGGGCGCTGGTTGATGTTCTCGAACGCGCTGTGGAAGTCTAA